In the genome of Sorangium aterium, one region contains:
- a CDS encoding TIGR03118 family protein: protein MFAEYAGATGSELCFVRRNLVANRPGFDAQFVDPNLKNSWGIRASAGDVLWVADNGTGKVTAYQSNGQPLLFGSEQVIIDIPAGVASPGSAPTGLVLNKTSSFPVPGNFDLPALFLTASEDGASAAWNPFVDPDEARIVIDNSNKSAVYKGITIGHSAQTGRDFLYLANFVSGKVERYSGRYKFLDTFTDDCIASLTEPCTPGVPATENSRFAPFNVEVIKGHVFVAFALREEGGIDNEPDNGFIDEFSLTGRFIRRFASEGPLNAPWAMVRAPRRLGRFSESLLVGNFGDGHISAFDLDSGELIDQLRFCDDGSGEPVVIDGLWGLTFLPVPGRTPKLFFASGPNEEEDGVVGSLRPVF, encoded by the coding sequence TTGTTCGCGGAATACGCCGGCGCGACGGGGAGCGAGCTCTGTTTCGTGCGGCGGAACCTCGTCGCGAACCGGCCTGGTTTCGACGCGCAGTTCGTCGATCCCAACCTCAAGAACTCTTGGGGGATCCGGGCGTCGGCGGGGGATGTGCTCTGGGTGGCAGACAACGGGACGGGCAAGGTCACGGCTTACCAGAGCAACGGGCAGCCCCTCCTGTTCGGCAGCGAGCAGGTCATCATCGATATCCCGGCCGGGGTCGCGAGCCCTGGTTCGGCGCCGACGGGCCTCGTCCTGAACAAGACATCGAGCTTCCCGGTACCCGGCAACTTCGACTTGCCGGCGCTCTTTCTCACGGCGAGCGAGGACGGGGCCAGCGCCGCGTGGAACCCGTTCGTCGATCCGGACGAGGCCCGGATCGTGATCGACAACTCCAACAAATCGGCCGTCTACAAGGGCATCACCATCGGGCACAGCGCCCAGACAGGGCGCGACTTCCTCTATCTGGCGAACTTCGTCAGCGGGAAGGTCGAGCGGTACAGCGGGCGGTACAAATTTCTCGATACGTTCACCGACGATTGCATCGCCTCGCTGACGGAGCCTTGCACGCCCGGCGTGCCGGCAACGGAGAACAGCCGGTTCGCGCCGTTCAACGTCGAGGTCATCAAAGGTCATGTGTTCGTGGCCTTCGCGCTGCGGGAGGAAGGAGGCATCGACAACGAGCCCGACAACGGCTTCATCGACGAGTTCTCGCTGACCGGAAGGTTCATCCGGCGCTTCGCCTCGGAGGGGCCGCTCAACGCTCCATGGGCGATGGTGAGGGCGCCGCGCAGGCTGGGCCGTTTCAGCGAGAGCCTCCTCGTCGGGAACTTCGGCGACGGCCACATCAGCGCCTTTGACCTCGACTCGGGCGAGCTCATCGATCAGCTCCGGTTCTGCGACGACGGCAGCGGCGAGCCTGTCGTCATCGACGGTCTCTGGGGGCTCACCTTCCTGCCCGTCCCCGGCCGCACACCCAAGCTCTTCTTCGCCTCGGGGCCGAACGAGGAGGAAGACGGCGTCGTTGGCAGTCTCCGGCCGGTATTCTGA